The proteins below are encoded in one region of Fibrella aestuarina BUZ 2:
- a CDS encoding DUF421 domain-containing protein, translated as MEKLISIDWERMFTPSSSVLEMIIRGTITYWIVFVYMRFVRRSSGQLNITDILLITLISDAAQNAMAGTYESITEGAALVGTLVGWDFFINWMGIRSPLFERLSNPEPTLLIKNGVLMKQNLRREFLTEDEFMGLLRQQGIERIDEVKQCYMEGSGTLSVIPIA; from the coding sequence ATGGAAAAACTAATTTCGATTGATTGGGAGCGCATGTTTACGCCAAGCAGCTCGGTCCTTGAGATGATTATCCGCGGTACGATTACGTACTGGATCGTCTTCGTTTACATGCGCTTTGTGCGGCGGAGCAGCGGCCAGCTCAACATCACCGACATTCTGCTGATCACGCTCATCTCCGACGCCGCCCAGAACGCCATGGCGGGCACCTACGAATCCATTACCGAAGGCGCCGCGCTCGTGGGCACGCTCGTCGGCTGGGATTTTTTCATCAACTGGATGGGCATTCGCTCGCCGCTGTTTGAACGCCTGAGCAACCCGGAGCCGACGCTGCTCATTAAAAATGGGGTGCTGATGAAGCAAAACCTCCGACGCGAATTCCTCACGGAAGACGAGTTTATGGGATTGCTGCGCCAACAGGGCATTGAGCGCATCGACGAGGTTAAACAGTGCTACATGGAAGGGAGCGGCACGCTGAGCGTTATTCCGATAGCGTAA
- the cobT gene encoding nicotinate-nucleotide--dimethylbenzimidazole phosphoribosyltransferase, whose translation MPALPLDRSREPRLRYLIDHKTKPLGALGQLEALALQIGLIQQTETPALTQPHLLVFAADHGIAAEGVSAYPAEVTYQMVQNFINGGAAINVFCRQQGLSLVVCDVGVRGTFEHNTPEFVKFKVQPGTRNMCHEPALSIDDCEAAMDAGRMLVDGVQHRGCNTVGFGEMGIGNTSSAALLMHRLLNLPLAQCVGRGTGLTDAQLAHKLTVLQAVADRYAHFTKPMELLCAMGGLEIAAIAGGMLRAAENQMVILVDGFIATAALLVARALDPAVLDYCVFSHQSAEQGHRLMLDALNARPLLHLDLRLGEGTGCALAYPLLQSAVAMLNEMASFEQAGISEKP comes from the coding sequence ATGCCTGCTCTACCACTCGACCGTTCACGGGAGCCCCGCTTACGATACCTCATCGACCATAAAACCAAGCCCCTGGGGGCCTTGGGGCAACTCGAAGCCCTGGCCTTGCAGATTGGCCTGATTCAACAAACCGAAACGCCCGCGCTTACGCAGCCGCATCTGCTGGTGTTCGCCGCAGACCACGGCATAGCGGCCGAAGGGGTGAGCGCTTACCCCGCCGAAGTCACCTATCAGATGGTGCAGAACTTCATCAACGGCGGGGCGGCCATCAATGTGTTTTGCCGTCAGCAGGGGCTTAGCCTGGTGGTTTGCGACGTGGGGGTGCGGGGTACGTTCGAGCACAACACGCCCGAGTTTGTCAAGTTTAAGGTGCAGCCCGGTACCCGCAACATGTGCCATGAACCCGCCCTGTCGATCGACGACTGCGAGGCCGCGATGGATGCCGGTCGGATGCTGGTGGATGGGGTGCAACACCGGGGCTGCAACACGGTCGGTTTTGGTGAAATGGGCATTGGCAACACCTCGTCGGCCGCGCTGCTGATGCATCGGCTGCTCAACCTGCCGCTGGCGCAATGCGTGGGGCGTGGTACCGGCCTGACTGATGCGCAACTGGCCCACAAACTCACGGTGCTACAGGCCGTTGCTGACCGATATGCTCACTTCACCAAACCAATGGAGCTACTCTGCGCGATGGGCGGGCTGGAAATCGCCGCTATCGCCGGTGGAATGTTGCGCGCGGCGGAGAATCAGATGGTGATTCTGGTCGACGGGTTTATTGCCACGGCGGCGTTGCTGGTCGCCCGTGCGCTGGACCCCGCCGTGCTGGACTACTGCGTTTTTTCGCACCAATCGGCTGAACAGGGCCACCGGCTAATGCTGGACGCCCTCAACGCGCGGCCCCTGCTTCACCTCGACCTGCGCCTGGGTGAGGGTACGGGCTGCGCCCTGGCTTACCCACTGCTTCAATCGGCCGTGGCGATGCTCAATGAGATGGCCTCGTTTGAGCAAGCTGGCATAAGTGAGAAACCGTAA
- a CDS encoding adenosylcobinamide-GDP ribazoletransferase: protein MKTLFFTALMFYTRLPVPKGIDHSDDKLNRSTVFFPLIGWIIGGIGVGAYWVGSVLFPPELAVLLSMIATVWATGAFHEDGFADVCDGFGGGWSKAQILTIMKDSRLGTYGTIGLGLLLAVKFFALMKLLPGEPFGWPVALKYISAHSLSRWIATTVIAAMPYARDDEQSKAKPIAKGGIRGWPLVMATVFGLLPTAVLCVLSGLWIYALFLVPLFLVRWRLMHFFQKWLDGYTGDCLGATQQLTEVITYLSYVSLVWVSL from the coding sequence ATGAAGACGCTGTTCTTTACTGCTCTGATGTTTTACACGCGGCTGCCCGTGCCCAAAGGCATCGACCATTCAGACGATAAGCTCAATCGGTCAACGGTATTCTTTCCGCTCATTGGCTGGATCATCGGAGGGATCGGGGTCGGGGCTTATTGGGTGGGTAGCGTATTGTTTCCGCCCGAACTGGCGGTGCTGTTGAGTATGATCGCGACGGTCTGGGCCACGGGGGCGTTCCACGAAGATGGCTTCGCCGATGTCTGCGACGGCTTCGGTGGGGGCTGGTCGAAGGCGCAGATCCTGACGATCATGAAAGATAGCCGGCTGGGTACGTATGGGACGATCGGGCTGGGGCTGCTGTTGGCCGTGAAGTTTTTTGCGCTGATGAAACTGCTGCCCGGCGAGCCGTTTGGCTGGCCGGTCGCGCTGAAATACATCTCGGCCCATAGCCTCAGTCGCTGGATCGCCACTACGGTCATTGCCGCCATGCCCTACGCCCGCGACGACGAGCAGTCGAAAGCCAAACCCATTGCCAAAGGCGGCATCCGGGGCTGGCCGCTGGTAATGGCTACGGTCTTTGGCCTGTTGCCCACGGCGGTGTTGTGTGTGCTGTCGGGCCTCTGGATTTACGCCCTGTTTCTGGTGCCGTTGTTTCTGGTGCGCTGGCGGCTCATGCACTTCTTCCAAAAATGGCTAGACGGCTACACCGGCGATTGCCTCGGGGCCACGCAGCAACTGACCGAAGTGATCACGTACCTGTCGTATGTCTCGCTGGTGTGGGTCAGCCTATAA
- the cobC gene encoding alpha-ribazole phosphatase, which produces MTIYLIRHTEVAVGRSICYGGSDVALADNYAEQLAHIQTNLATPPNVIWASPLSRCRQLAQDLALASEVADVVEVNFDDRLREYHFGDWEMLPWSDIPRDALDQWMSDFVQLAPPNGETFQALADRVGAFWQEKIEPMVEKHPNGTIYVVSHGGVIRTLLCLFLDLSLRNAYRLNLDYGAVCKLTLTGSTYQIGYINR; this is translated from the coding sequence ATGACTATTTACCTTATTCGCCATACCGAAGTGGCCGTGGGCCGGTCGATCTGCTACGGTGGGTCCGACGTGGCGCTGGCCGATAATTATGCCGAACAACTGGCCCACATTCAGACGAATCTGGCGACCCCACCCAACGTCATCTGGGCAAGCCCGTTGAGCCGGTGTCGGCAGCTTGCTCAGGACCTCGCGCTGGCGAGCGAAGTCGCTGATGTTGTGGAAGTAAACTTCGACGATCGCCTGCGCGAGTACCACTTTGGCGACTGGGAGATGTTGCCCTGGTCGGACATACCGCGCGACGCCCTCGATCAGTGGATGAGTGATTTTGTCCAGTTGGCCCCGCCCAACGGCGAAACGTTTCAGGCACTGGCCGATCGGGTAGGTGCCTTTTGGCAGGAGAAAATCGAACCAATGGTCGAAAAGCATCCGAACGGAACTATATACGTTGTGAGTCACGGCGGTGTAATCCGAACTTTGCTCTGTCTGTTCCTCGACCTATCTTTGCGCAACGCTTACCGGCTCAATCTGGATTACGGGGCCGTCTGCAAGCTTACCTTAACTGGGTCTACCTACCAGATAGGGTACATCAACCGTTAA
- a CDS encoding DUF6580 family putative transport protein has translation MKPIHIRLTTAASLVLLVALSRTIPHPPNFTPVMAMALFGGAMFERKWIGLVVPVLAMLLSDTLIGFHGTMGAVYGSLALAWVIGVVALRKPTFGRVVLSSLSASILFFLITNFAVWYGSTFYPKTPGGLLACYTAGLAFYNNQSFFLNGVFGDLAFSGLLFGGYALLQRRFPVLRPATV, from the coding sequence ATGAAACCAATCCATATTCGCCTGACTACTGCCGCTTCTCTGGTCCTGCTCGTTGCCCTGTCGCGCACCATTCCTCACCCGCCCAACTTCACGCCCGTGATGGCGATGGCCCTCTTTGGTGGAGCCATGTTCGAGCGTAAATGGATCGGACTGGTGGTACCCGTGCTGGCCATGCTGCTAAGTGACACCTTGATCGGATTCCACGGTACGATGGGCGCCGTTTATGGCTCACTAGCGCTGGCCTGGGTGATCGGGGTGGTTGCACTGCGCAAGCCTACGTTCGGTCGGGTGGTTCTCAGTTCGCTGTCGGCATCGATTCTCTTTTTCCTGATAACCAATTTTGCCGTTTGGTACGGTAGCACCTTCTACCCGAAAACGCCGGGTGGGTTGCTCGCCTGCTACACGGCCGGTCTGGCCTTTTACAACAATCAGTCATTCTTCCTGAACGGTGTGTTTGGTGATCTGGCCTTCAGTGGGCTGCTCTTCGGTGGGTATGCGTTGCTGCAACGCCGTTTCCCGGTGCTGCGCCCGGCAACGGTCTAA
- a CDS encoding DUF1361 domain-containing protein, translating into MASTLNLRPALTSARIVLLLTVGNVLILLLRNWILGGSNEFNFLFHNLFSGFEPLLIAYVLLIVNQRIGTVVFWIGTSLWVLFYPNSPYMISDLIHVTLRTNVPTDSSSIPDEIVDRVVFNVLIVFSFAMLSVFYGFVSLKIMYSLFRVRYSASVAKTLIGVAVALSCVGFYIGRTIKAEAISTKENLYSADFLFHPIEAIGSIWPKLFPSAEHEYPYYMMILFGIVQCSLLLMMRNVRNIESNELVASPRHGSGRILTN; encoded by the coding sequence ATGGCATCCACGTTGAACCTGCGCCCTGCGCTTACCTCTGCCCGGATCGTTCTTTTGCTCACAGTTGGCAACGTCCTCATTCTTCTCTTGCGCAACTGGATTCTGGGCGGGTCTAATGAGTTTAATTTTCTCTTTCATAATCTGTTTTCCGGCTTCGAGCCGTTGCTGATCGCGTACGTGCTGCTGATCGTCAATCAGCGCATCGGTACCGTCGTTTTCTGGATTGGGACGTCGCTTTGGGTGCTGTTTTACCCCAATAGCCCCTATATGATCAGCGACCTTATCCACGTGACCCTGCGTACCAACGTACCCACCGACTCCAGCAGCATCCCGGATGAAATCGTCGACCGCGTCGTGTTCAATGTGCTCATCGTCTTTTCGTTCGCCATGCTGTCGGTGTTCTACGGCTTTGTGTCGCTCAAAATCATGTACTCCCTCTTCCGGGTACGTTACAGCGCCAGCGTCGCCAAAACGCTGATCGGCGTGGCGGTGGCGCTGAGCTGCGTTGGCTTTTACATCGGGCGTACGATCAAGGCGGAGGCCATCAGCACGAAGGAAAACCTGTATTCGGCTGATTTCCTGTTTCATCCGATCGAAGCAATCGGCAGCATCTGGCCGAAGCTGTTTCCGTCGGCTGAACACGAATACCCATACTACATGATGATCCTGTTCGGTATCGTGCAGTGTTCGCTGCTGCTGATGATGCGCAACGTGCGCAACATTGAATCAAACGAACTGGTGGCTTCGCCGCGCCATGGGTCGGGCCGCATCTTGACAAACTAG
- a CDS encoding sensor histidine kinase: MSLRLVLLLLFVGCPVWSLAQPIVWTGQADFLTIGDRVSILTDTTGNLTIGQVTSPAFQGRFRPSRQVIINVGFSDRIHWLRFSVDNPTPDKLLLEVAQAFLPITELYYQNEAGKTVRLTAGFRIPVDQKIRKHHYQVFPIPPGRHTYFVRLLAHSQPVPISLWEESAHEIKTYRQRLIYGFYLGFMFFVLLSNLFFFFSLRNRMYLFYAVVVLIYVSYSMAVLDGFIVYFVDGLDLTFWFITIPTIGVTVQTTYCLLFLEAGRYVPRISRVVWGVVIYFAAYAVLKYLLPMPLILAINTANALLSFFLMGFVGIKTGQKGNRLGYYFALAYCIYFLLVLTEATYVQTGKPAYFAELSHVTLATLIESFILSFLLSKRFEWERADIEKAKAEAQQQLLAKTLENEQLLLSQNELLELEVAQRTRDIEQKSTQLQQSLHELKTAQAQLIQHEKMASLGELTAGIAHEIQNPLNFVNNFSEVSIELVDELRVELMAGRLTDAVALSHDLAGNLQRISQNGNRAAGIVRGMLEHARTGSGDRQPTDLNSVADEYLRMAYRDLRTKDPSVAFVLHTSFDPQLEPVSVVAQDVARVMLNLYTNAFYALRDRQRQSDPATYQPTLWVSTERTADSMLFRVKDNGLGIPNEALNKVFLPFFTTKPTGQGVGLGLSLSYDIIKKGLGGDIRINTEVGQYTEVVFTIPLP, from the coding sequence ATGAGCCTACGTCTCGTACTGCTGCTGCTGTTCGTCGGCTGTCCGGTCTGGTCACTGGCTCAGCCGATTGTCTGGACCGGACAAGCTGACTTCCTGACGATTGGCGACCGGGTCTCGATCCTGACCGACACGACGGGGAACCTGACCATCGGGCAGGTCACGTCGCCTGCCTTTCAGGGGCGATTCAGGCCTTCTAGGCAGGTGATTATCAACGTGGGCTTCTCTGACCGAATTCATTGGCTGCGGTTTTCGGTTGACAACCCCACGCCGGACAAGCTGTTGCTGGAAGTGGCGCAGGCCTTCCTGCCCATCACGGAACTCTACTACCAGAATGAGGCCGGGAAAACCGTCAGGCTGACGGCTGGGTTCCGCATTCCGGTCGACCAGAAAATCCGGAAACACCACTATCAGGTCTTTCCCATCCCGCCCGGCCGGCATACCTATTTTGTTCGGTTGCTGGCTCATTCGCAGCCAGTACCCATCAGCCTCTGGGAGGAGTCGGCTCACGAAATCAAAACCTACCGGCAACGCCTGATTTATGGCTTCTACCTGGGCTTCATGTTTTTCGTGTTGCTGAGTAACCTGTTCTTCTTTTTCTCGCTGCGCAACCGGATGTACCTGTTCTACGCGGTCGTGGTGCTGATTTACGTCTCGTACTCCATGGCCGTGCTCGACGGCTTCATTGTGTACTTCGTCGATGGGCTGGACCTGACGTTCTGGTTCATCACCATCCCGACAATTGGCGTAACGGTGCAGACCACCTACTGCCTGCTGTTTCTGGAAGCCGGGCGCTACGTACCCAGAATCAGCCGGGTTGTGTGGGGTGTCGTCATCTACTTTGCGGCCTATGCCGTCCTGAAATACCTGCTGCCCATGCCGCTGATTCTGGCCATCAACACGGCCAATGCGCTGCTGTCGTTTTTCCTGATGGGCTTTGTGGGGATAAAGACCGGGCAGAAAGGAAACCGGCTGGGTTATTATTTTGCCCTGGCTTACTGCATCTATTTCCTGCTGGTGCTGACGGAGGCCACCTATGTTCAGACGGGCAAACCCGCCTACTTCGCCGAACTGAGCCACGTGACGCTGGCCACGCTGATCGAGAGTTTTATTCTTTCCTTCTTGCTGTCGAAACGGTTTGAATGGGAGCGGGCCGATATCGAGAAGGCCAAGGCCGAAGCCCAGCAGCAGTTGCTGGCGAAAACGCTTGAAAACGAGCAATTGCTGCTGTCGCAAAACGAGCTGCTGGAACTGGAAGTCGCCCAACGTACCCGCGACATCGAGCAGAAGTCGACGCAGCTTCAGCAATCGCTTCATGAGCTGAAAACGGCACAGGCGCAACTGATTCAGCACGAAAAAATGGCGTCGTTGGGTGAGCTCACGGCCGGTATCGCCCATGAGATCCAGAATCCGCTCAACTTCGTGAATAACTTTTCGGAGGTGTCGATTGAACTCGTCGACGAACTTCGGGTGGAACTGATGGCCGGTCGCCTCACCGACGCTGTAGCCCTTAGCCACGATCTGGCGGGGAATCTGCAACGGATTAGCCAGAACGGCAATCGGGCGGCGGGTATCGTGCGGGGTATGCTGGAGCACGCCCGGACCGGCAGCGGCGACCGGCAACCTACCGACCTGAACAGCGTTGCCGACGAATACCTGCGGATGGCCTACCGGGACCTGCGGACGAAAGATCCGTCGGTAGCCTTTGTGCTTCACACGAGCTTCGATCCGCAGCTTGAACCGGTGAGTGTGGTGGCGCAGGATGTGGCGCGGGTCATGCTCAACCTATACACCAATGCCTTCTACGCCCTGCGCGACCGGCAACGGCAGAGCGACCCCGCCACTTACCAGCCAACGCTTTGGGTGAGTACCGAGCGCACCGCCGATAGCATGCTGTTTCGGGTAAAGGACAATGGCCTGGGTATTCCGAACGAAGCGCTCAACAAAGTGTTTCTGCCGTTTTTTACCACAAAGCCAACCGGTCAGGGGGTTGGGCTCGGCCTGAGTCTGAGCTACGACATCATCAAGAAAGGGCTGGGCGGCGACATCCGCATCAACACCGAAGTTGGTCAGTACACAGAGGTGGTGTTCACGATTCCACTACCCTGA
- a CDS encoding fasciclin domain-containing protein, translating to MTSLKVWLGALAFLTLGHVANAQEKTVTVGGAPMYPSKNIVENAVNSKDHTTLVAAVKAAGLVETLSGPGPFTVFAPTNKAFDKLPKGTVETLLKPENKAMLTGVLTYHVVAGKMSAMDLMNKIKADGGKATLKTVAGGTLTAMQKGKKIELMDEKGGTATVTIADVNQSNGVIHVVDSVLLPK from the coding sequence ATGACTTCACTAAAAGTATGGCTGGGTGCGCTGGCCTTTTTGACCCTCGGCCACGTAGCCAATGCACAGGAAAAAACAGTAACCGTTGGCGGTGCGCCCATGTATCCGTCGAAAAATATCGTCGAAAACGCCGTTAACTCGAAGGATCACACCACGCTGGTAGCCGCCGTGAAAGCCGCCGGTCTGGTCGAGACCCTGTCTGGTCCCGGTCCGTTTACCGTATTCGCACCAACCAACAAAGCTTTCGACAAACTGCCCAAGGGCACCGTTGAGACGCTTTTGAAGCCCGAAAACAAAGCCATGCTGACGGGTGTGCTGACCTACCACGTAGTGGCTGGCAAAATGAGCGCCATGGACCTGATGAACAAAATCAAGGCCGATGGTGGCAAAGCCACGCTGAAAACGGTAGCCGGTGGCACACTGACCGCCATGCAGAAAGGCAAGAAAATCGAACTGATGGATGAGAAGGGCGGCACCGCAACGGTGACCATCGCCGACGTCAATCAGTCCAATGGTGTAATCCACGTAGTTGATAGCGTACTTCTGCCGAAGTAA
- a CDS encoding S9 family peptidase, giving the protein MHLFRIRLAAVLLGTSLLAGSSASAQFRSRALRWSADGNAVVNIANGAITRTDVRSGQETPLITTAQLTPDGAKAPITVADFAFSRDSSQVLIFTNTARVWRYNTRGDYYLLSRQTAGGRPGQLRQIGAKQPAQSLLYAKLSPDGKRVAYVSKNNLYSEEVATGKVTQLTTDGTRKRINGTFDWAYEEEFGCRDGFRWSPDSKQILYWQVDASGIRDFLMINNTDSIYSFTIPVEYPKVGEAPSPTRLGVVSATGGPTRWLPIPGDPAQHYLVRAEWFPSSASDPAGRESAGRVIVQQLNRKQNQSTLFVCQTAKNTATPIFTETDNAWIDIKARWDRDDPTGWEWTQNGNAFLWVSEKDGWRHIYQLSSDGKQQTLLTPGNYDMSELERIDERGGYVYFTASPDNATQRYLYRVPLNGKGQETGPRPAERLSPTTLAGTHGYDISPNGTLAMHTFTNRSTPSTRAWVSLPDHAIVRGNAPKANTAKGKNVRFFTVTTAENVTLDGWMALPTDFDSTKRYPIVFYVYGEPAGTTTNDVFSAGQNDLFAGDMAKEGYIYAALDNRGTPTLKGAAWRKSIYRQIGRINIRDQAQGAQALFKQHSFIDTSRVAVWGWSGGGSTTLNLLFQYPAIYKTGIAVAAVANQLTYDNIYQERYMGLPQENRDDFVSGSPISHAKNLRGNLLYIHGTGDDNVHYANAEMLINELIKYNKSFQMMAYPNRSHGISEGAGTRQHLSSLYTSFLKTHCPPGGR; this is encoded by the coding sequence ATGCATTTATTCCGTATTCGTCTCGCCGCTGTTCTGCTGGGTACGTCGTTACTCGCAGGTTCATCGGCTTCGGCCCAATTCCGGTCGCGGGCCCTTCGGTGGTCGGCCGATGGCAATGCCGTGGTTAACATCGCCAACGGGGCCATCACCCGCACCGACGTACGCAGCGGGCAGGAAACACCCCTGATTACCACGGCGCAGCTCACGCCCGACGGTGCCAAAGCCCCTATTACGGTGGCCGATTTCGCCTTCAGCCGCGATTCGTCGCAGGTGCTGATCTTTACCAACACGGCCCGCGTCTGGCGCTATAATACCCGCGGCGATTACTACCTGCTCAGCCGCCAAACCGCGGGGGGCCGCCCGGGCCAACTCCGGCAGATCGGAGCAAAACAGCCCGCCCAATCGCTGCTCTACGCCAAACTATCGCCCGACGGCAAGCGTGTAGCGTATGTCAGCAAAAACAACCTGTATTCGGAAGAGGTCGCCACAGGCAAGGTAACTCAGCTCACTACCGACGGTACCCGCAAGCGCATCAACGGTACGTTCGACTGGGCCTACGAAGAAGAATTTGGCTGCCGCGACGGGTTCCGCTGGAGCCCCGACAGCAAGCAGATTCTGTACTGGCAGGTCGACGCGAGCGGCATCCGCGATTTCCTGATGATCAACAACACCGACTCGATCTACTCCTTCACCATCCCGGTCGAATACCCCAAAGTGGGTGAAGCCCCCTCGCCGACGCGGCTGGGCGTGGTGAGCGCCACGGGTGGTCCTACCCGGTGGCTGCCCATCCCGGGCGATCCAGCGCAGCACTACCTGGTGCGGGCCGAGTGGTTCCCCAGCAGCGCGAGTGACCCCGCCGGGCGCGAATCCGCCGGGCGCGTGATCGTGCAGCAATTGAACCGGAAGCAGAACCAAAGCACGCTATTTGTTTGCCAAACGGCCAAAAACACGGCAACGCCCATTTTCACGGAAACCGACAACGCCTGGATCGACATCAAAGCCCGCTGGGATCGCGATGACCCGACCGGCTGGGAATGGACGCAGAACGGCAATGCGTTTTTGTGGGTCTCGGAGAAAGACGGCTGGCGGCACATTTACCAGCTCAGCAGCGACGGCAAACAACAGACGCTGCTCACGCCCGGCAACTACGACATGAGTGAACTGGAGCGCATCGACGAACGTGGCGGCTACGTGTACTTTACCGCCTCGCCCGACAACGCCACCCAACGGTATCTGTACCGTGTACCGCTGAACGGGAAAGGGCAGGAAACGGGCCCGCGCCCGGCGGAGCGGCTATCGCCCACGACCCTGGCTGGCACGCACGGTTACGACATCTCGCCCAACGGCACCCTCGCCATGCATACTTTCACCAACCGCTCGACGCCCTCGACGCGCGCGTGGGTGAGCCTGCCCGACCACGCCATTGTGCGGGGCAATGCGCCCAAAGCCAACACCGCCAAAGGTAAGAACGTCCGCTTCTTCACGGTGACGACCGCCGAGAACGTGACCCTCGACGGCTGGATGGCCCTGCCTACGGATTTCGACAGCACCAAACGCTACCCCATCGTTTTCTACGTGTATGGCGAACCGGCCGGTACCACGACCAACGACGTGTTCTCGGCAGGACAAAACGATCTGTTTGCGGGCGATATGGCCAAGGAAGGCTACATCTACGCCGCGCTCGACAACCGGGGCACGCCCACCCTGAAAGGGGCCGCCTGGCGCAAGAGCATCTACCGGCAGATTGGCCGCATCAACATCCGCGATCAGGCGCAGGGCGCCCAGGCGCTGTTTAAGCAGCATAGCTTCATCGACACCAGCCGGGTAGCGGTCTGGGGCTGGAGCGGCGGTGGATCAACCACGCTGAACCTGCTGTTTCAGTACCCGGCCATCTACAAAACGGGCATCGCCGTGGCGGCTGTGGCCAACCAGTTGACCTACGACAACATCTACCAGGAGCGATACATGGGTTTGCCGCAGGAAAACCGGGACGATTTCGTGTCGGGGTCGCCCATTAGCCACGCCAAAAACCTGCGCGGTAACCTGCTCTACATTCACGGCACGGGCGACGACAACGTGCACTACGCCAATGCCGAGATGCTTATCAATGAGCTGATCAAATACAACAAGTCGTTTCAGATGATGGCCTATCCCAACCGGTCGCACGGCATTTCGGAAGGCGCCGGTACGCGGCAGCACCTGAGCAGCCTGTACACCAGCTTTCTGAAAACCCACTGCCCACCGGGCGGCCGATAA
- a CDS encoding RNA polymerase sigma factor: MPATPNTTELFRLLTAIGQGDEAAFRQFYDQTKGRVFNTALGYVPNREDAEEITQDVFVAVFRSAGTFRGEASPTTWLYRLTVSKALDWVKHRRRQKRVALLTSLFGTDTGDLPYEPPDPVHPGVLLDQQENAAALFRAIDKLADKQKTAYILARVEGLSNVETADVMQVSVGAVESLLARATENLKKQLTSFYKSFREP, from the coding sequence ATGCCCGCCACCCCAAACACAACTGAACTTTTCCGGCTGCTAACCGCCATCGGGCAGGGTGATGAGGCGGCGTTTCGGCAGTTTTACGACCAAACCAAGGGGCGGGTGTTCAACACGGCGCTGGGGTACGTACCCAACCGCGAAGATGCCGAAGAGATCACGCAGGATGTGTTCGTGGCGGTATTTCGCTCGGCAGGTACGTTCCGGGGCGAGGCCAGCCCAACCACCTGGCTCTACCGCCTGACGGTCAGCAAGGCCCTTGACTGGGTCAAACACCGCCGGCGGCAAAAACGAGTTGCGTTGCTGACCAGCCTCTTCGGTACCGATACCGGCGACCTACCGTATGAGCCCCCCGACCCCGTCCATCCGGGCGTGTTACTCGATCAGCAGGAGAACGCCGCCGCCTTGTTTCGGGCCATCGACAAGCTGGCCGACAAGCAGAAAACGGCCTATATTCTGGCGCGGGTCGAGGGCTTGTCGAACGTCGAAACGGCCGATGTGATGCAGGTGAGCGTGGGGGCGGTTGAGTCGCTGCTGGCGCGGGCTACGGAGAACCTCAAAAAACAACTGACTTCTTTTTACAAATCATTCCGGGAGCCGTAG
- a CDS encoding periplasmic heavy metal sensor, which produces MNQTRLLTWAVAGLLLLNLGTLGYLALRPRGLHPPRPGTPGGPPPDGPATLIIDRLQFDEGQQARYRTLVRQHQQASARLAEASTNLYQRYYKLLSQAQPDTAAAQALSSQIAANQRAVAELNFAHFAQIRALCRPDQLPAFVRLLDDLTHLFRNPPGRGRVGRREGPRRCRDVAKKQRKKGQGRRNAVGLSSKAVRSKQASR; this is translated from the coding sequence ATGAACCAGACGCGCTTGCTGACCTGGGCCGTTGCGGGCCTGCTGCTGCTCAACCTGGGTACGTTGGGGTACCTGGCGCTCCGCCCGCGTGGCCTGCACCCGCCCAGACCCGGTACCCCCGGCGGACCCCCGCCTGATGGCCCTGCCACACTGATTATCGACCGGCTTCAGTTCGACGAAGGGCAACAGGCGCGCTACCGAACGCTCGTCCGTCAACACCAGCAGGCGTCGGCGCGGCTGGCTGAGGCGTCGACCAACCTGTATCAACGCTATTACAAGCTACTCAGCCAGGCCCAGCCCGATACTGCCGCCGCGCAGGCGTTGAGTAGCCAGATTGCGGCCAATCAGCGCGCCGTTGCCGAACTGAATTTTGCCCACTTCGCCCAGATTCGGGCCTTGTGCCGCCCTGACCAACTCCCGGCTTTCGTGCGCCTGCTTGACGATCTCACGCACCTGTTTCGCAATCCGCCGGGGCGTGGGCGGGTGGGTAGGAGAGAAGGCCCCCGCCGATGCCGTGACGTAGCGAAAAAACAGCGAAAAAAGGGACAGGGCCGTAGGAATGCCGTTGGCCTGTCGTCTAAGGCCGTACGAAGCAAACAGGCTTCGCGATGA